A single region of the Brevinematia bacterium genome encodes:
- a CDS encoding DUF1874 domain-containing protein yields the protein MIYITNAFSLSMLSDNSGNIEYRKASVEEVREILASSSWTSAVGHEGTAEILKELLGIEVPFNRIQISDSTGDILVVFQILKRLPEGTVLTKEEIQQLPYCFYIVNF from the coding sequence ATGATATATATAACAAACGCATTTTCTTTGTCTATGTTGTCAGATAACTCTGGCAACATAGAATACAGAAAAGCAAGCGTAGAGGAGGTAAGAGAAATTCTTGCTTCCTCTAGTTGGACAAGCGCAGTAGGGCATGAAGGAACTGCTGAGATACTAAAGGAACTTCTAGGAATAGAAGTTCCTTTTAACAGGATACAAATCTCCGACAGTACTGGAGATATTCTGGTAGTCTTCCAAATACTAAAAAGACTACCAGAGGGGACGGTATTAACGAAGGAAGAAATACAACAACTACCCTACTGCTTTTACATAGTTAATTTCTAA